Genomic DNA from Bacillota bacterium:
CCATGAGCGACAGGCCTTCCTTGAATTTCGCCCTCATCTCATCGATCTCTTTCACCTTGAATATGTCATCTTTCACCCCGATATTTACCTTCACGTCCCGTACCACCTGGATGAGCTCGCCGTCCCTCGTCTGAAAGACGGCCTTTGCGGGGAGCCACAACCCCCTGGCCGCCCGCGTCATTGTAATGGTCCCGAGGCGATTGCCATCAACGCCGAGCACCATCATGGAATACTCCCTATCGCCCGGCTTGAGTGCCGCGCCGCCGGACCCGGATTCAGATGACGAGGCCTTGAGAAACGCCCGTATCCCAAAGAGTCTAGCAATCTCGCCTTGAAGTATTGCAGCATCATCCGCCGCAACCCAGAGCTTCTCCCGGGCCTCACTCCCGCTACGTGCGCCCGCGCCGGAGGAGTCGAAGGGCAGTGAATCGGTCGGCATGGTCAAAATGAAGCACTCCCGGCCGAGGATGTTATCGGACCCGACGTATTCCAGATTGCTGATCTTGCTCGCGTCCTGCACCACAAATCTTAGGCTGAACATCAGCAGGTCGAGCATTGATATATCGAGGTCCTTCATGAGCCTCGGCCTGCCACCCTTCGGGATTAATATCCTATCGCCCCCCGAGAGGATTATGCGATCTCCGACCCGGTCGCTGCCGGCGCCTCCAGCGCTCTGCGCGCCTGCGGGGGCGTCTGGTTGCATGTATTCTATGAAGAATCGCCCGGGCTTCTTGAATGTTATATGCAGGCTTATGACCTTGCTCACACCATTCTCGGTATATGTGTTGACGAAGACAGCCTTGAAGTCCTTTATATCCCTGGTCGCTGCCTCTATATTTGATATGATCTGGTCGCGGGATGGCCCGG
This window encodes:
- a CDS encoding tetratricopeptide repeat protein, with product MGVGHLIRNRLRSPVFRLMAAAILTGMGIAVFLGIGASAAGPSRDQIISNIEAATRDIKDFKAVFVNTYTENGVSKVISLHITFKKPGRFFIEYMQPDAPAGAQSAGGAGSDRVGDRIILSGGDRILIPKGGRPRLMKDLDISMLDLLMFSLRFVVQDASKISNLEYVGSDNILGRECFILTMPTDSLPFDSSGAGARSGSEAREKLWVAADDAAILQGEIARLFGIRAFLKASSSESGSGGAALKPGDREYSMMVLGVDGNRLGTITMTRAARGLWLPAKAVFQTRDGELIQVVRDVKVNIGVKDDIFKVKEIDEMRAKFKEGLSLMEKRHYEKAVEAFKRVIELEPAHTLARNNLGLAYMELGRFEDAEKQFKTVITAEPQNATAYNNLGFLYADSGKDVDGAINLLERAISLEPANPVFMDSLGWAYYKKGSLDDAIRTLRRALLFETDFAPDMLSIAHYHLAVAYNAKNMTDDARSELRRALEADPRNQKAREMLSKINKK